Proteins from a single region of Coregonus clupeaformis isolate EN_2021a chromosome 35, ASM2061545v1, whole genome shotgun sequence:
- the LOC123482576 gene encoding stonustoxin subunit beta-like — MCQGSSLPLFAGCHSVVTEEGCDSLASALTSNPSHLRELDLSYNHTGDSGVKMHSATMKDADCRPKINMDHNEECWVKLELLKTYACDLTLDPNTANRHLSLSKGNRVVKYEIEEQPYPDHTERFDGCFQVLCREGLTERHYWETESSDDVAVGVTYKGIKRRGSISDYFVIGRNDKSWCMENKTHFSHNGAGIQFPSL; from the exons ATGTGCCAAGGATCGTCATTACCTCTCTTTGCAGGCTGCCATTctgtagtcacagaggaaggctgtgattCTCTGGCTTCAGCACTAACGTCAAACCCCtcccacctgagagagctggacctgagctacaatcacacAGGAGACTCCGGAGTGAAGATGCACTCTGCTACAATGAAAGATGCAGACTGTAGACCGAAAATCAA TATGGACCACAACGAAGAGTGCTGGGTGAAACTGGAGCTGCTGAAGACCT AtgcctgtgatctcacactggacccaaacacagcaaacagacacctctctctgtctaaagGAAACAGAGTGGTGAAATATGAGATTGAGGAACAGCCATATCCTGATCACACAGAGAGATTTGATGGTTGTTTTCAGGTTCtttgtagagagggtctgactgagCGCCATTACTGGGAAACGGAGTCAAGTGATGACGTTGCTGTCGGAGTGACATACAAAGGAATCAAAAGAAGAGGCAGCATCAGCGATTACTTTGTCATTGGAcgcaatgacaagtcctggtgtatggaaaacaaaacacatttttctCATAATGGCGCAGGTATTCAATTTCCCTCCCTTTAG